One region of Pyramidobacter sp. YE332 genomic DNA includes:
- a CDS encoding type II secretion system F family protein: MKFSYRARSSAGELRTGVVEGTNAREAARLLRRQSLLPLAIEAGASEKAARPAASLWRKLRAIGTIPLLQKALFFRELALFTAAGIPLGVSLQRLAETSRCVPMIEKIRRVCRGVNGGQAMSRAMRDGRFGEPVDRMMLSVGEETGRLSESLELVAERYERRERLRSQIFSALTYPALVLFFSLAVLLVMFVFVLPKFHEIFARLKIPMPALTARLFYVSGHLPLILSFLFAGLAAAAGALWGLRRVPGARLAIDRLRLKVPVVGALRAKAALARSLRSLGLLLKSGVPLLRSLELSAETSRNTAMARTLMELHDAASRGVGLAARARELALLQPVTATLIAAGEQTGKMDEMLLRAAEWHERALDEGIKRLTSVLEPLLIIAVGLAAAVVVAAIFLPILQAVRSFS; the protein is encoded by the coding sequence ATGAAATTCTCCTATCGGGCCCGGTCTTCCGCCGGAGAGCTGCGAACGGGCGTGGTCGAGGGCACGAACGCGCGGGAAGCGGCGCGGCTTTTGCGTCGGCAGAGCCTGCTGCCGCTTGCGATCGAAGCCGGCGCTTCGGAAAAAGCGGCGCGGCCCGCGGCGTCGCTCTGGCGTAAACTGCGCGCTATCGGCACGATCCCGCTGCTGCAGAAAGCGTTGTTTTTCCGGGAGCTGGCGCTCTTCACCGCGGCGGGAATCCCGCTGGGCGTTTCCCTGCAGCGGCTTGCGGAGACGAGCCGCTGCGTTCCGATGATCGAAAAGATCCGGCGGGTGTGCCGGGGAGTCAACGGCGGACAAGCCATGAGCCGGGCGATGAGAGACGGCCGTTTTGGCGAGCCGGTCGACCGGATGATGCTCTCCGTCGGCGAAGAGACCGGGCGGCTTTCCGAATCGCTGGAGCTTGTGGCGGAACGGTACGAGCGCCGTGAACGGCTGCGCTCCCAAATTTTTTCCGCGCTGACCTATCCGGCGCTGGTGTTGTTCTTCTCTCTTGCGGTGCTTTTGGTTATGTTCGTTTTCGTTCTGCCGAAGTTCCACGAGATTTTCGCGCGTCTGAAAATTCCCATGCCGGCGCTCACGGCTCGGCTTTTTTACGTGAGCGGACATCTTCCGCTGATCCTGTCTTTCCTGTTTGCCGGCTTGGCTGCCGCCGCCGGCGCGCTCTGGGGGCTGCGCCGGGTGCCCGGGGCGCGTTTGGCGATCGACCGTCTGCGGCTGAAGGTCCCCGTCGTCGGCGCGCTGCGGGCGAAAGCGGCGCTGGCGCGTTCGCTGCGCAGTCTGGGGCTGCTGCTGAAATCCGGCGTGCCGTTGCTGCGTTCGCTCGAGCTCAGCGCGGAAACTTCTCGCAACACCGCGATGGCCCGGACGCTGATGGAACTGCACGACGCCGCTTCCCGGGGAGTCGGCCTGGCGGCTCGGGCCCGGGAACTGGCTCTGCTGCAGCCGGTCACGGCGACTTTGATCGCGGCGGGGGAGCAGACTGGGAAAATGGACGAAATGTTGCTGCGGGCCGCAGAGTGGCATGAAAGAGCGCTCGACGAGGGGATCAAACGGCTGACGTCCGTCCTCGAACCGCTGTTGATCATCGCGGTCGGGCTGGCGGCCGCGGTCGTCGTCGCGGCGATCTTTCTGCCGATTTTGCAGGCGGTGCGGTCGTTCTCATGA
- a CDS encoding PilT/PilU family type 4a pilus ATPase: protein MPEPDLWALFDEAAERRASDVHLSCGRAPLFRVDGRLEDGGRAVVGREWLLASIRRMLSAAEWDDWELNKSVSAAHEFGAPSALRRFRLSCFWSMGQPAAAIRLIPARIPAPEQCGLPAVLKRLCAKGHGLLLFTGPSGSGKSTALASLVDWLNGTYRVHIVTLEDPVEFVHEGKRALLHQRQIGRDCPSFAAGLRDALRQDPDVIGIGEMRDGETISAAVTAAETGHLVLATLHAPDASQAVERIIDVFPAAQQAQIREQTALSLAGVCAMRLVPQRAGGRCLATEMLVATPAVRSAIRESRTAQLKTMLQTSQRDGMHTMEQSLLRLVEQERIAPEAALAGAFDGEEMKRLLDGRSMTS, encoded by the coding sequence ATGCCGGAACCTGATCTGTGGGCTTTGTTCGACGAAGCAGCGGAGCGCCGGGCCAGCGACGTTCATCTTTCCTGCGGCCGCGCGCCGTTGTTCCGCGTCGACGGCCGGCTCGAGGACGGCGGGCGCGCCGTGGTCGGCCGGGAATGGCTGCTGGCGTCCATCAGGCGGATGCTCTCCGCGGCGGAATGGGACGACTGGGAACTGAATAAAAGCGTCAGCGCCGCGCATGAATTCGGCGCTCCCTCCGCGCTGAGGCGATTCCGCCTCAGCTGCTTCTGGAGCATGGGCCAGCCCGCGGCGGCGATCCGGTTGATCCCCGCTCGAATCCCGGCGCCGGAACAGTGCGGTTTGCCGGCGGTTCTGAAAAGACTCTGCGCGAAAGGCCACGGCCTTTTGCTGTTCACCGGGCCGTCCGGGAGCGGTAAGAGCACGGCGCTGGCCTCTCTGGTCGACTGGCTCAACGGGACGTACCGCGTCCACATCGTGACGCTGGAAGATCCCGTTGAGTTCGTGCACGAGGGCAAACGGGCGCTGCTTCACCAGCGTCAGATCGGTCGCGATTGCCCGAGCTTCGCGGCCGGCCTGCGGGACGCTTTGAGGCAGGATCCCGACGTGATCGGGATCGGGGAAATGCGCGACGGCGAGACGATCTCCGCCGCCGTCACGGCCGCCGAAACCGGCCATCTGGTGCTGGCGACGTTGCACGCGCCGGACGCGTCCCAGGCCGTTGAACGCATCATCGACGTCTTTCCGGCGGCGCAGCAGGCGCAGATCCGCGAGCAGACGGCGCTTTCGCTGGCGGGCGTGTGCGCGATGCGGCTGGTCCCGCAGCGCGCGGGCGGCCGCTGCTTGGCCACGGAAATGCTCGTCGCCACGCCGGCGGTGCGGAGCGCGATCCGCGAGTCGCGCACGGCGCAGCTGAAGACGATGCTGCAAACGTCGCAGCGCGACGGCATGCACACGATGGAACAGTCTTTGCTGCGGCTCGTCGAGCAGGAGCGCATCGCGCCGGAAGCCGCCCTTGCCGGCGCGTTTGATGGCGAAGAGATGAAGCGTCTTCTGGACGGCCGGTCGATGACGTCATGA
- a CDS encoding GspE/PulE family protein: MTLGESGALPPSRVALARLHPAPEALGLISFETAARLCVLPLTIAADGHLRVMAEEPRRLPCADELQTLTRRRVELVPSTVPDLAAEIRRAYQFSGRIARLSADYLHDERNDEAAPERLDDASPVSRIVESMIAQAIGERASDIHVEPGEKESRVRFRIDGRLVDAVRFPAAIHRAVTARVKIMAGMDIAESRLPQDGRILRDVDGRKVDLRISTLPSVHGEKTVLRLLDRERALRGLEGLGCEAAELARIKDLLKVPNGVILNTGPTGSGKTTTLYAMLERLNLAEFNAVTVEDPVEYDISGVTQVQVNERSGLTFAAALRSILRQDPDIVMLGEIRDGETALLAVRAALTGHVVLSTLHTNDAASAALRLIDMGAPAFLVASALRGVMAQRLVRKLCPHCRQPYALPERECERLELPRGSVFYRPVGCPRCDGRGYAGRTVIFEVLAVDEEISALIAREESVSRLREAAVRKGMRTLERGGIAKALAGVTSYEEVFGAIDVR, encoded by the coding sequence ATGACGCTTGGGGAAAGCGGCGCTCTGCCGCCGTCCCGCGTGGCGCTGGCCAGGCTGCATCCTGCGCCGGAGGCGCTGGGGCTGATCTCGTTCGAAACGGCGGCGCGGCTTTGCGTCCTGCCGCTGACGATCGCTGCCGACGGACATCTGCGCGTCATGGCGGAGGAGCCGCGGCGCCTGCCCTGTGCCGATGAACTGCAGACGCTGACGCGCCGGCGGGTGGAGCTGGTCCCCTCGACCGTTCCCGACCTCGCGGCCGAGATCCGCCGCGCCTATCAATTCTCGGGACGCATCGCCCGCCTCTCCGCGGATTATCTGCACGACGAGAGGAACGACGAAGCGGCGCCGGAACGTCTGGACGACGCTTCGCCGGTTTCCCGGATCGTGGAGAGCATGATCGCTCAGGCGATCGGCGAACGCGCCTCCGACATCCACGTCGAGCCGGGCGAAAAAGAGTCGCGGGTCCGTTTCCGCATCGACGGCCGGCTTGTGGACGCGGTCCGTTTTCCGGCGGCGATCCACCGGGCCGTGACGGCGCGCGTCAAGATCATGGCGGGGATGGACATCGCCGAAAGCCGTCTTCCTCAGGACGGCCGCATTTTACGGGACGTCGACGGGCGCAAAGTGGATCTTCGCATTTCCACGCTTCCCTCCGTCCACGGCGAGAAAACGGTCCTGCGCCTCCTCGACCGGGAGCGGGCGCTGCGCGGGCTCGAAGGACTGGGCTGCGAGGCCGCAGAGCTGGCGCGGATCAAGGATCTGCTGAAGGTCCCCAACGGCGTCATCCTCAACACCGGCCCCACCGGCAGCGGCAAGACCACGACGCTGTACGCCATGCTGGAGCGGCTGAACCTTGCCGAGTTCAACGCCGTGACCGTGGAAGATCCCGTGGAGTACGACATTTCCGGCGTCACTCAGGTGCAGGTCAACGAGCGCAGCGGGCTGACCTTCGCCGCGGCGCTGCGTTCCATCCTGCGCCAGGATCCCGACATCGTCATGCTGGGAGAGATCCGCGACGGCGAAACGGCGCTGCTCGCCGTCCGCGCCGCGCTGACCGGTCATGTCGTCTTGAGCACGCTGCACACCAACGACGCCGCCAGCGCGGCGCTGCGCCTGATCGACATGGGCGCGCCTGCCTTCCTCGTGGCCTCGGCGCTGCGCGGCGTGATGGCTCAGCGCCTGGTGCGCAAACTCTGCCCTCATTGCCGGCAGCCGTACGCGCTGCCCGAACGCGAATGCGAGCGCCTGGAGCTTCCGCGCGGCAGCGTGTTTTACCGGCCTGTCGGCTGCCCGCGATGCGACGGCCGGGGATATGCGGGACGGACGGTGATCTTTGAGGTCCTCGCCGTCGACGAAGAAATCTCCGCTCTGATCGCGCGCGAGGAAAGCGTCTCCAGGCTGCGCGAGGCGGCCGTCCGCAAGGGCATGAGGACGCTGGAGCGCGGCGGCATCGCCAAAGCGCTGGCCGGCGTGACGAGTTACGAAGAAGTTTTCGGCGCCATCGACGTGAGGTGA
- a CDS encoding PilC/PilY family type IV pilus protein, with the protein MRPGFLGFLAVLFLFSAESLRAEAPALPVNRRELSSFSRNSEWELTGTPLLFRENGRRGGYVPLRRERPSPCGDEGKIQKRLFGDAFETERIIWESSVGSPRRVLVVPCGRDGPAAGELRPLGGYDPAAGNYFGVDEALWDEWRARLRDASPGAPFPAAMVDAENSLYVQTDDGLICAFDAATGKERWAFAPPQLCWKTRAEALARARSPTELPWLTAGGLTAERVTVSSRERILLWGSLGPGARALFCLDVTDPLAPSFLWGREDLANGDCLCWGGVEDGCSPLGYAAAAPLAFPLAGKWSLLVPSGAGARGRLLSYDALSGKLTGQSEGDGDAELCLPPLALNDSSGRLQRVALCDSRGGVQIFLRQVEGFRFSERIDLEKITLFDELDFCFAPIPCLVPRGLWLAFVGGNGADTLVAAAPAGLKSLRWSAAPWRGSGWGWWLELKGFHDVVSALFYDGLLYLLGREEERRVLQVVDLTPGRLAAAETLSDKAAALAVRDGKVVVLENGADGPAVVPVSSVLPAPSSGIYYTLYR; encoded by the coding sequence ATGCGGCCGGGATTTCTCGGATTTCTCGCGGTCCTGTTTTTGTTTTCGGCGGAAAGTCTGCGGGCCGAGGCGCCGGCGCTGCCGGTAAACCGGCGGGAACTTTCCAGTTTCTCGCGGAATTCGGAGTGGGAACTGACGGGGACGCCTTTGCTCTTCCGGGAGAACGGACGCCGCGGCGGTTACGTGCCGCTGCGGCGGGAACGCCCAAGTCCCTGCGGCGACGAGGGCAAGATACAAAAGCGTCTCTTCGGCGACGCGTTCGAAACGGAACGGATCATCTGGGAGTCGTCCGTCGGATCGCCGCGCCGGGTGCTCGTCGTGCCGTGCGGGCGCGACGGGCCGGCGGCGGGGGAGCTGCGCCCGCTTGGTGGGTACGACCCCGCGGCGGGAAATTACTTCGGCGTCGATGAAGCGCTCTGGGACGAGTGGCGCGCCCGGCTGCGGGACGCGTCGCCGGGCGCGCCGTTTCCGGCCGCCATGGTCGACGCGGAAAACTCTCTGTACGTCCAGACCGACGACGGGCTGATATGCGCCTTCGACGCGGCGACGGGAAAAGAACGCTGGGCTTTTGCGCCGCCGCAGCTCTGCTGGAAAACGCGGGCGGAGGCCCTGGCGCGGGCGAGGTCCCCGACGGAGCTGCCCTGGCTGACGGCCGGCGGTTTGACGGCGGAGCGGGTGACCGTTTCCTCGCGGGAACGGATTTTGCTGTGGGGCAGTTTGGGGCCGGGGGCCCGCGCCCTTTTCTGCCTCGACGTGACCGATCCCCTCGCGCCTTCTTTTCTTTGGGGGCGCGAGGATCTGGCAAACGGCGACTGTCTCTGCTGGGGCGGCGTCGAAGACGGCTGTTCGCCGCTCGGGTATGCCGCGGCGGCGCCGCTGGCGTTTCCCCTCGCCGGAAAATGGTCTCTGCTGGTGCCTTCCGGCGCCGGCGCGCGCGGGCGGCTGCTGAGCTACGACGCTTTGAGCGGGAAACTGACGGGGCAAAGCGAGGGCGACGGCGACGCGGAACTTTGCCTGCCGCCGCTGGCCCTGAACGATTCTTCCGGGCGCTTGCAGCGTGTGGCGCTCTGCGACAGCCGCGGCGGCGTGCAGATTTTTCTGCGCCAGGTGGAAGGTTTTCGTTTTTCCGAACGGATCGATCTGGAAAAGATAACGCTCTTCGATGAGTTGGATTTTTGTTTCGCGCCGATCCCCTGCCTTGTGCCCCGGGGGCTGTGGCTGGCTTTCGTCGGCGGGAACGGCGCGGACACTCTGGTCGCGGCCGCGCCGGCGGGGCTGAAAAGTCTGCGCTGGAGCGCGGCGCCCTGGCGCGGCAGCGGCTGGGGCTGGTGGCTGGAGCTCAAAGGTTTTCATGACGTCGTCAGCGCGCTTTTCTATGACGGGCTGCTCTACCTCTTGGGCCGGGAGGAGGAGCGCCGCGTTTTGCAGGTCGTCGATCTGACGCCCGGCAGGCTCGCGGCTGCGGAAACGCTCTCCGACAAGGCGGCCGCTCTGGCGGTCCGGGACGGCAAAGTCGTGGTGCTGGAAAACGGCGCGGACGGGCCGGCTGTCGTTCCCGTCTCGTCGGTTCTGCCGGCGCCGTCGTCGGGGATCTATTACACGCTCTACAGGTAA
- a CDS encoding DUF4143 domain-containing protein, with product MILKDVVSRVRIRDVDLLERIVAYVVANVGHPFSAYAISKYFKNEKRAAAHDTVLNYVRACTDAFLFNRISCADLIGKKILSVNEKYYVADHGIREAVYGQNMRDVDQVLENIVCTEMLRRGYSVNVGRNGAKEIDFVASRGASKLYVQVAYLLAGRETVEREFGAYKGIPDNFPKYVVSSDEFDMGRDGIKHFNIRDFLLMKEWD from the coding sequence GTGATTCTGAAAGACGTCGTGAGCCGCGTGCGAATTCGCGACGTGGATCTTCTGGAACGCATTGTCGCTTACGTTGTCGCCAACGTGGGACATCCTTTCAGCGCGTACGCTATTTCCAAATACTTCAAGAACGAGAAACGGGCCGCGGCTCACGATACGGTTCTGAACTATGTCAGAGCCTGCACGGATGCGTTCCTTTTCAACAGGATAAGCTGCGCGGACCTTATCGGTAAAAAAATTCTCTCGGTCAATGAAAAATATTACGTTGCCGATCATGGCATTCGCGAAGCTGTTTACGGTCAAAATATGAGAGACGTGGATCAAGTGCTGGAAAACATCGTCTGTACGGAAATGCTGCGCCGCGGCTACAGCGTCAACGTTGGCCGAAACGGTGCGAAAGAGATCGATTTTGTCGCCAGCAGGGGAGCCAGCAAGCTGTACGTGCAGGTCGCCTATCTGCTTGCCGGCAGGGAGACGGTCGAACGCGAGTTTGGCGCGTACAAAGGGATCCCCGACAATTTCCCCAAATATGTCGTTTCATCGGACGAGTTCGATATGGGGCGAGACGGCATCAAACACTTCAATATCCGTGACTTTTTGCTGATGAAAGAATGGGATTGA